The Arachis hypogaea cultivar Tifrunner chromosome 14, arahy.Tifrunner.gnm2.J5K5, whole genome shotgun sequence genome has a segment encoding these proteins:
- the LOC140178673 gene encoding probable LRR receptor-like serine/threonine-protein kinase At3g47570 — MDAQVSDFGLARLISAVDGNSQNQTSTSGIKGTIGYAPPEYGTSSQVSIEGDIYSFGILVLEMLTRKRPTEEMFKDGCSLHNYVRDACPDNILEIVDATLLLLIGEEIQTPTAAEENNHIENAGHLESNVENCLFSLFKIGLACSVDSPRERMNMMEVNRELNIIKNNYGLLM, encoded by the exons ATGGATGCTCAAGTGAGTGATTTCGGTTTAGCAAGACTTATCTCAGCAGTTGATGGCAACTCTCAGAACCAAACCAGCACCAGTGGAATCAAAGGAACAATAGGTTATGCTCCTCCAG AATATGGAACAAGTTCTCAAGTGTCAATAGAAGGTGACATATATAGCTTTGGCATTCTTGTTTTGGAGATGCTAACCAGGAAAAGACCAACAGAGGAAATGTTCAAAGATGGGTGTAGCCTCCACAACTATGTTCGTGATGCATGTCCAGATAATATCTTGGAGATTGTTGATGCAACTCTGCTGTTATTGATAGGTGAAGAAATTCAAACACCAACAGCTGCAGAAGAAAATAATCATATTGAGAATGCAGGACATTTGGAGAGTAATGTTGAGAACTGCTTATTCTCATTATTCAAGATTGGTCTTGCTTGTTCTGTGGACTCACCAAGAGAAAGGATGAATATGATGGAAGTCAATAGAgaactcaacattatcaaaaataattaTGGATTACTTATGTGA